A segment of the Cotesia glomerata isolate CgM1 linkage group LG2, MPM_Cglom_v2.3, whole genome shotgun sequence genome:
TGGCAGTACAACAATCAAGGTATCAGTAATATCAGAGTGACGACAAAGGTAGCAGTACACTCACTATTATCAGAGTCGGTAGATCTTCAAGCCTGTGGCGCGGCGATTATTCACAACCTTGCTTGCAAGGAGGTAAAAACTGTGGTCTGTATCCTTCTCGCTTTGTGTAattgatgttaaaaaaatatttatttagtaaatgaTTCAATTATTGTAACCCATTATAACGCCTGAATCCGCTGATAACCGTCACATTGactaatttctttttaaatagaaGTGCTGcctttcataaaaaaaaaaacaatcttaatttaaataaacaagcAAACAACAcatctgaaattaaaaaaactattattgttaccatatattaataatatgaatGATTAACTTTCATtatgcatttatttatttaaaaaaaaaaaaaaaaaaaataaacaaacaaattatttttgtcgctaaatgttaaattgcttATCGGTGACAAGTTTAAAAGTCAATTTGTCTGTAGGGTTTGTGgatattttttcagaaaatgaacaaaaacaaaaagcTACGGCAACTTTTACCGAAAGGCAGCAGTTCTAAGGTATTTTTATTCTccaatcaattattaaattctttattaatgtttaaataaggtaatttgtttgttatttttttttttaatcagattGTTCTAAAGATTATATTATAgatcttttaattaaatatttattttacttttattttgttaacaTAATACAATATTGTTACTCAAGTGTTTGTCAacattatcaaatatttaatgcttattattatgatattttaaattatttttttcgttatttcAGGTATTTGATGATGTTGCTGTAGAATTGACAATGGCATTACTCCAGTACTTCAACGGCAACCCATCGGAGGAACACTTGTTTGCTTGCATGAAAGCCTTAGCACGCTTTACTCAAATCAGCGGTCATGAAGTACCTCAGCTCATTCAAATGATTGGCCCAGAGCCGAATAAATTTCGCGGAACATCACGAAGGATCGACGAAATGATCGACGAAGTCAATAAGAAGCTgcgttaattttatttattcgccTTAAATAATTGcgtgagatattttttttcgaagtaTTTccgttataataataattattattatcaccgATTATTGATATCAAAActctgataataatttttatttgttgtcttacatttttttatacttaatattgatctttttagataattcaattgaataatatttttatttgggtTTATTCAGAAGTGCAATCTGCTGtcggaaattttaattgcagaatatagaaaaaaatgcaTTTGATATCTAATTAggtttacttaaataaattaatactaattttaataaagctgattgaaaaaaaaaatcagtaatgACAAATTATGTATACTAATGACTactattaaattgtttataaaagtATGTGAATAGCTGTTAAGTGATTGTcagatataaatattaattatagtttaaataaatataaataatctataaatcGTTAATGATTATCATAACGTGTTCATCTTACTCGCCTATATAGGAAAGTGTTACTTTGATCCGCGAATAAGTACGTTAGATGAATAAAGTGCTAGCTGTAATACCCACACGATTAGTTGTTAAATTGTGCTAGTTCCTCTCCTCGACTTAATTCTGAACATTGAAATTGTAGTCAAGGTTTTTATTCACTCGTTTATTCTCAAATCACTTCTTATCTACTTCATCTCTTGTTTATCACGCCAGGCAAAAAATCTCATTAAACAAGATAAATAGTATGATTATGcttaaatatatacatttttaattaaagtctAATGAAAAAAAGGCAATATGAGTTTTGTCAGAACAATGAAGCTGATAATCAGCTAGTGCACCTCCTGTGATACTGGTGATAGATGATACTCTCGCATTAATCAAACACCTATCAGTaagttcaactttttttttatttgagaattATCAAATGGACGATCACTTTTACTAtgcactgagagaaaaaagttcttttgaaaaaaatgagcaatgttgttataagaaattaatttgttaaaaattttcaacaattttattttttagctgaagaaatcaaaatttttttcaaagtaatttttttgttgaaaaaaagttttctagattTGGGAAAAAACAAGTTTTAACGAAAATTCGCAAATTGTCTATctcaaattgtttttttttctaatgaaaaaaactatttttcaacaagaaagttactataagaaaaatttttatttcttcagctaagaaataaaactgtagaaaatttttaacaaattaatttctgatTACAACATTTctcatatttttcaaaagaactttttttctctcaatggatgattaatatttttattattttttataacttttaatgaaatttatgtaCAGTGgcttctaaaaatataaacgaACGAGTATTAGATGTAGAATTGAACTGCCTGAAGCaacaatcaaaattaaaacgtTTTATTCACCGACACATTCCTGTAACGCGATGGCTACCAAATTACTCCCGATTTTATGGTGTTTCCGATTTTATCGCTGGTATAACTTTGGGGCTGACGATGATACCACAAAGTATTGCGTACGCTGCACTTGCTGGCTTAACTCCACAGGtatttcattcatttaaatatttaaatataataatattctaAAAATAGATTACCCGGTGATATCTTGATTGAAATATTTACAGTACGGATTATACTCGTCATTTTTGGGTGGCTTTATCTATCTTATCTTCGGAACTATCAAAGAAGTGTCTATTGGTGCAACATCGCTGATGTCTCTTGTCACTGTTGAATACACGCGAGACATGCCCGTTGATTTTGTTATTCTTTTATGCTTTTTAGCAGGATGTACTGAGTTATTAATGGGACTTATGAATCTAGGtggtatttttaattcaaattcactgaagtaaaaaatttattctatagattattttatcataaataggATTTTTGGTcgattttatttcaatgtctGTAACTAGTGGATTTACAAGCGCAACTTCGATCATCATAATTATGTCCCAATTACCCGGTCTCTTGGGTCTGAGATTCAAATGCGAAAATCTTACAGAAGGATTCAAAAAGTTGTATCAAAATTGGAGAAAAATACGGTTTAATGATTCAGTACTAGGAGTTTCGTGCATTATTTTTCTGCTAGCATTTCGAGTAAGTGAATAATTGATCAAatccaattaattaattatgcgCTCTTAGCTAAATAAtagatgtaattttttctttaattgcagaaattaaaagacattGATTGTTCTAAAATTAAGAGTAGAAACAAATCGTGGGGTCAATTAATACAGAAGACCTTGTGGTTCCTGTCGATATCGCGGAACGCAATAACTGTCTGTATAGCTTCTTTTATTACATACAATCATTATCAGAATGGaagttcaatatttataacatCAGGTTCTGTTACTCCTGGTCTTCCATCATTCAATCCTCCTCCTTTTTCTTCTCAAGTTGGAAATGTGACGTACAACTTTTTAGGCATGTGCTCCCATTTAGGCAGCGGAATCATCATGGTACCCTTGGTCGCTGTTTTGACAAATGTTGCTATTGCCAAAGCGTACggtaagtttttaataaaataatttaccaaaaaattaaatggtaTTAAAAGCGTATTAGGTTGGTTTTAGTACGCGATGGAACAGTAGAAGCGACCCAAGAAATGCTGACTCTAGGTGTTTGTAATATTGCTGGctcttttttttcatcaatgcCAACTTGTGGTGCATTTACTCGAAGTGCAGTCGGAAGTGCCAGTGGTATCCAGACACCCATGGCTGGACTATATTCTGGAATAATGACTCTGCTTGCTTTGAGCTTTCTTACTCCTTATTTTAGTTTCATACCCAAAGCTTCTCTTTCTGCGGTACTTATTAGCGCagttgtatttttaattgatctgaaaatatttagaatattATGGAATGGCAGtagtaagtaaaaattaaaaaaaatcatatcttttttcttaaattaattgataccTTTTACAGAAAGAGATATGATTACTGCGGGtagtacatttttaataagtatttttataaatgttgaATCTGGTCTTTTGTTTGGCACGTTAATTAATGCGTCATTTTTACTATATTTGTCGGCAAGACCATCTATCACCATTGATAAATGCAAGGTAGTATACCAATACAAAAACAATACTTACTTTTTTTGTATTAccgattaaataataattataaacaat
Coding sequences within it:
- the LOC123259487 gene encoding sodium-independent sulfate anion transporter-like isoform X1, with the protein product MASKNINERVLDVELNCLKQQSKLKRFIHRHIPVTRWLPNYSRFYGVSDFIAGITLGLTMIPQSIAYAALAGLTPQYGLYSSFLGGFIYLIFGTIKEVSIGATSLMSLVTVEYTRDMPVDFVILLCFLAGCTELLMGLMNLGFLVDFISMSVTSGFTSATSIIIIMSQLPGLLGLRFKCENLTEGFKKLYQNWRKIRFNDSVLGVSCIIFLLAFRKLKDIDCSKIKSRNKSWGQLIQKTLWFLSISRNAITVCIASFITYNHYQNGSSIFITSGSVTPGLPSFNPPPFSSQVGNVTYNFLGMCSHLGSGIIMVPLVAVLTNVAIAKAYVRDGTVEATQEMLTLGVCNIAGSFFSSMPTCGAFTRSAVGSASGIQTPMAGLYSGIMTLLALSFLTPYFSFIPKASLSAVLISAVVFLIDLKIFRILWNGSKRDMITAGSTFLISIFINVESGLLFGTLINASFLLYLSARPSITIDKCKTVYGLEYVIVKPEIGLFYPAISYLTNKINRIARKEAKGIYPVVVDFNRLQGIDYTAAKGIQGILSDFEGKSQPLIFLNVNPNVVTSIIRLSGMKNFNAVCNEDDLIDTLKNLEITEKIYKAQDSSFKELLNKSSDFTSQNEITKESVLTERESLLTSYKPSELKSTDC
- the LOC123259487 gene encoding sodium-independent sulfate anion transporter-like isoform X2, coding for MASKNINERVLDVELNCLKQQSKLKRFIHRHIPVTRWLPNYSRFYGVSDFIAGITLGLTMIPQSIAYAALAGLTPQYGLYSSFLGGFIYLIFGTIKEVSIGATSLMSLVTVEYTRDMPVDFVILLCFLAGCTELLMGLMNLGFLVDFISMSVTSGFTSATSIIIIMSQLPGLLGLRFKCENLTEGFKKLYQNWRKIRFNDSVLGVSCIIFLLAFRKLKDIDCSKIKSRNKSWGQLIQKTLWFLSISRNAITVCIASFITYNHYQNGSSIFITSGSVTPGLPSFNPPPFSSQVGNVTYNFLGMCSHLGSGIIMVPLVAVLTNVAIAKAYERDMITAGSTFLISIFINVESGLLFGTLINASFLLYLSARPSITIDKCKTVYGLEYVIVKPEIGLFYPAISYLTNKINRIARKEAKGIYPVVVDFNRLQGIDYTAAKGIQGILSDFEGKSQPLIFLNVNPNVVTSIIRLSGMKNFNAVCNEDDLIDTLKNLEITEKIYKAQDSSFKELLNKSSDFTSQNEITKESVLTERESLLTSYKPSELKSTDC